One part of the Gossypium raimondii isolate GPD5lz chromosome 1, ASM2569854v1, whole genome shotgun sequence genome encodes these proteins:
- the LOC105785582 gene encoding pre-mRNA-processing protein 40C encodes MQPPPLPVPQGALSSSASFSFTPNPQLVQNAQIQPSKSDTLATGTQAMAASSPSTVSQSGPLPVHNSSEFTMNASTTPSFAPVTSRMPTTPPFPMSSGSSGTSGTPGHPGSIPSIQMITASAAVDSPSSAVPGPGAPVSLNPAVQQQVYPPYTSLPSMVSSPQGYWMQHPPMGGFPRPPFVPYPTVYPGPFPSTSSGMPLPAPSSDSQPPGVRPLGMSPFAPSAAALANQSLAILTGFPPQGIDNRKLVHDVTTKVESAGNEQSDVWTAHKTDTGVVYYYNALTGESTYEKPAGFKGEPDQVTVQPTPVSVEQLAGTDWALVTTNDGKKYYYNSKTKISSWQIPNEVTELRKKQDSEVSKENAVSVPNIDVVAEKGSTPISLSAPAVNTGGRDAMPLRTSVVPGSSSALDLIKKKLQDPGVPSSSPVPVVPVTATHELNGSRAVDVKGLQSESNKDKLKDANGDGSISDSSSDSEDADSGPSKEECIMQFKEMLKERGVAPFSKWEKELPKIVFDPRFKAIPSHSARRSLFEHYVKTRAEEERKEKRAAQKAAIEGFKQLLDEASEDIDHDTNYQTFKRKWGSDPRFEALDRKDRELLLNERVLLLKRAAEEKARAIRAAAASSFKSMLKEKGDINVNSRWSRVKDSLRDDPRYKCVKHEDREVLFNEYISELKAIEEKAERKDKVKKEEEEKLKERERELRKRKEREEQEMERVRLKVRRKEAVASFQALLVETIKDPQASWTESKPKLEKDPQGRAANPDLDSSDMEKLFREHIKMLFERCVNDFRALLAEVITQDATAQETEGGKTALNSWSTAKRLLKPDPRYNKMPRKEREALWRRYAEDMLRKQKSALDQEEEKHTDVKGRSSGGDFGRYSSGTRRTHERR; translated from the exons ATGCAGCCTCCTCCTTTGCCAGTCCCGCAAGGAGCCTTGTCGAGTTCCGcaagtttttcttttactcCAAATCCTCAGTTGGTTCAGAATGCTCAAATTCAACCTTCTAAATCT GATACGCTAGCTACTGGTACACAAGCTATGGCTGCATCATCTCCATCCACTGTTTCTCAGTCTGGGCCATTGCCTGTTCATAACTCTTCAGAGTTTACAATGAATGCATCTACTACTCCCAGTTTTGCCCCTGTAACTTCAAGGATGCCCACAACTCCTCCTTTTCCTATGTCTAGCGGATCTTCTGGAACTTCAGGGACACCTGGACACCCTGGATCAATACCATCTATTCAGATGATTACTGCTTCTGCTGCTGTGGATTCTCCCTCTTCTGCAGTTCCTGGACCTGGTGCACCTGTTTCATTAAATCCTGCTGTTCAGCAACAAGTATACCCTCCCTATACATCCTTACCTTCTATGGTTTCTTCTCCTCAAGGGTATTGGATGCAACATCCTCCAATGGGTGGTTTTCCAAGGCCTCCATTTGTGCCTTATCCTACTGTTTATCCTGGACCTTTTCCTTCAACATCAAGTGGCATGCCTCTTCCTGCACCATCATCTGATTCTCAACCTCCTGGTGTTAGACCTCTGGGAATGAGTCCATTTGCACCATCTGCTGCTGCTCTGGCTAACCAGTCATTGGCAATCCTGACAGGATTTCCTCCTCAAGGAATTG ATAATAGGAAACTTGTCCATGATGTTACCACCAAAGTTGAATCTGCTGGCAATGAACAATCTGATGTCTGGACTGCCCACAAGACTGACACTGGGGTTGTTTATTACTATAACGCATTAACAGGAGAGTCGACTTATGAAAAACCTGCTGGATTTAAAGGGGAG CCTGATCAAGTTACCGTGCAGCCAACTCCAGTTTCAGT GGAGCAATTGGCAGGAACAGATTGGGCACTAGTTACCACAAATGATGGGAAAAAATATTACTACAACAGCAAAACCAAG ATTAGTAGCTGGCAGATCCCTAATGAAGTAACGGAGCTGAGAAAGAAACAAGATAGTGAAGTATCGAAGGAGAATGCAGTGTCCGTACCAAATATTGATGTAGTGGCAGAAAAAGGATCTACTCCAATAAGTTTGAGTGCTCCTGCTGTTAACACAGGTGGTCGTGATGCCATGCCTTTAAGAACATCTGTGGTGCCAGGTTCCTCATCTGCATTGGATTTAATTAAGAAGAAGTTGCAGGACCCTGGAGTTCCTTCTTCCTCACCTGTTCCGGTTGTGCCAGTAACAGCAACACATGAATTAAATGGCTCAAGAGCAGTTGATGTTAAGGGCTTGCAAAGCGAGAGCAACAAAGATAAACTAAAAGATGCAAATGGGGATGGTAGCATATCTGATTCCTCTTCAGATTCTGAGGATGCAGACAGTGGGCCTTCTAAGGAAGAGTGTATCATGCAATTTAAG GAAATGCTTAAAGAACGGGGAGTTGCACCATTCTCAAAATGGGAAAAGGAACTGCCAAAGATAGTGTTTGATCCACGTTTTAAG GCAATTCCAAGTCATTCTGCTAGGAGGTCCTTGTTTGAACATTATGTTAAGACACGTGCTGAGGAGGAACGCAAAGAAAAGCGAGCTGCTCAGAAGGCTGCAATAGAGGGATTTAAGCAGTTGCTGGATGAAGCATCAGAG GATATTGATCATGATACCAATTATCAgactttcaaaagaaaatggggAAGTGATCCACGATTTGAGGCTTTGGACCGTAAGGATCGGGAGCTTCTATTAAATGAAAG GGTTCTTCTTTTGAAGAGGGCTGCTGAAGAAAAGGCTCGAGCTATACGTGCTGCTGCTGCTTCTAGTTTTAAGTCCATGCTTAAAGAGAAAGGAGATATCAATGTAAATTCCCGTTGGTCCAGG GTGAAGGATAGCTTAAGGGATGATCCTAGGTATAAGTGTGTTAAGCATGAGGATCGAGAGGTTTTGTTCAATGAGTACATATCTGAACTAAAGGCCATAGAAGAGAAAGCAGAGAGAAAAGACAAAGTGAAAAAGGAGGAGGAG GAGAAACTGAAGGAAAGAGAGCGAGAGTTGCGGAAAAGGAAAGAGAGAGAAGAACAAGAAATGGAAAGGGTGCGACTAAAAGTTCGCAGGAAGGAGGCGGTTGCATCTTTTCAAGCTTTGCTTGTGGAAACAATTAAAGATCCCCAG GCATCCTGGACAGAGTCAAAGCCTAAGTTGGAAAAGGATCCTCAGGGACGTGCAGCGAATCCTGATCTGGATTCATCTGATATGGAGAAGCTCTTCCGTGAGCACATAAAGATGCTATTTGAG AGATGTGTGAACGACTTCAGAGCTCTGTTAGCAGAAGTCATAACTCAAGATGCAACTGCTCAAGAGACAGAAGGTGGTAAAACAGCCCTTAATTCATGGTCAACTGCCAAACGTCTTCTGAAGCCCGATCCAAGGTATAACAAGATGCCAAGAAAAGAGAGGGAAGCGCTGTGGCGTCGATACGCAGAGGATATGTTGCGAAAACAGAAGTCGGCATTAGATCAGGAGGAAGAGAAACACACTGATGTGAAAGGCAGAAGCTCTGGTGGTGATTTTGGAAGATATTCGTCAGGTACAAGGAGAACTCATGAACGTAGATAG
- the LOC105786962 gene encoding uncharacterized protein LOC105786962 — MGKGNKEGTSKQFRWTKPMEHVFLEILAEEAQKGNKPSNTFKAVSINRVVEAISERFQVQCDAKHVENHLRTIKNQWQIISKIRGESGFGWDDNMKMITCDRATYDAVVMAHKKYEPFLNKSIDHYDEMALVVGKDMAIGSFARTFADINLDDGNQDSVLLDCDNEEAEEVRTNVSSSGTSKHKRKNVQDSVVDEQIKFVGEQLGKIAIALEQFTADKTPRLYKQVMSMEEEGFDDDFLCSVFDYLILVKSIVELLSIRLSTD; from the exons ATGGGTAAGGGCAACAAAGAAGGGACCTCCAAGCAATTCAGGTGGACAAAACCGATGGAAcatgtttttcttgaaattctagCAGAGGAGGCCCAGAAAGGAAATAAGCCTTCTAATACTTTCAAAGCAGTTTCTATTAATCGAGTTGTCGAAGCTATTTCTGAAAGATTCCAAGTCCAATGCGATGCGAAGCATgtggaaaatcatttgaggacTATAAAAAACCAGTGGCAAATTATAAGCAAAATTCGAGgtgaaagtggttttggatgggatgataacatgaaaatgatcacatgtgatagAGCGACATATGATGCAGTAGtgatg gcacacaagaagtatgaaccatttttgaataaaagcattgatcattatgatgaaatggcTTTGGTTGTTGGCAAAGATATGGCAATAGGGAGTTTTGCCAGAACATTTGCTGACATAAATTTGGATGATGGTAACCAAGATTCAGTGCTTTTAGATTGCGACAATGAAGAGGCTGAAGAGGTAAGAACAAATGTATCTTCATCTGGCACATccaaacataaaagaaaaaatgttcaagatagtgtcgttgatgaacaaattaaatttgtgggtgaacaacttggcaaaattgctatTGCTTTGGAACAATTTACTGCGGATAAGACACCACGGCTTTACAAACAAGTGATGTCGATGGAGgaagaaggatttgatgatgacttcttgtgttctgtgtttgattatcTA ATTCTGGTTAAGTCAATAGTGGAGCTTCTGTCAATAAggctttcaactgattga